The genomic segment GCCATCGTCGAGCGCGCCGCGCGCGGGGTCCGGAGCCGCCTCTACCGGCAAGGCGGGCTGAGCCCGACGCACGAGGCCGCAGTCGCGTGGTTTCAGGACCGTCTCTATCGGTGCTCCCAGGAGGCGGCGCCCCCCGCCAGCCGCTCCGGGTCGTCCGAGGACAGGTAGGCGCGGGCCACCTCGTCGTCTCGCGCGACGGCCTGCGCGAACGCCACCGCGACCGAGCGAAGCCACACCAGATAGGCCTCGCAGCGCGCCGCGTCGCCCCCTTCGTCGCGCACGTGACGCTCGCAGGCCTCCGTGCCGTACTCGAAGGTGGTGTGCCGCGCCGCCTCCTCCTCGATCCAGAGCAGATGTCGATCGCCGGAGGGCGCGAGATCGAAGGAGAGGCGCCGGTTCTCCGCGACATGATCGCTCGTGTCGTCGCCGACGCCGGTGAGCGTGAGGTGTGGGCGGGTCAGGCAGAGGCCGGGATCGGTCGCCAGCGCCCGACAGGCCTCCCCCGTGAGCGACGCTTCGGTGAATCCGTCGTCGCCCGGCCCCTGCGGCGAGGCGGAGAGGAACGCGACCGGACGAGGGTCCAGCAGCAACATGTCTTCACCTGCGATCTGCCGCGTGGCCCCCGCGACCATCATCGTGGCGCCCGCGCCGGCGGAGTGCCCCGCGTAGATCACGCGAGAGAGATCGATCGACCCTTCGAGCGGCATGCCCGCGGACGCGGCCACCTCGAGATGGTCGAGGACCGCGCGCACGTCGTGCGGGCGATCCCAGCTGAGGTGCTTCCAGTAGCGGCAACCTGCATCGACGCAGATCCCGGACTCTCCACCCGCGCTGCACTCCGACGCGTCGACGCACGCGTCGCCTCCGCAGCCGTCGGTCCAGTCGAGCGCGACGCACAGCGCGTCGAACGCGGCGCGGTCGCGCGGGGTGTGCGCGATGGCGACGAACGTGTAGCCGGCGCGCACGAAGACCTCGCCCCACCCGGTGCCGACCGTCGTGGCGTCGCGCTTGCCCGAGGCGCCGCCGTGTGACCAGAGGACGACCGGCGTCGGCTCGGTGGCGCCGCGCGGGCGGCGGATCTCGACCTGAACCACCCGCGTCTCCCCGGTCACGTCCTCGTAGGAGACCTGTCGGGTCATCATCGCGCCGACGTCGAAGCGCTCGGTCGGCGCGAAGGCACAGGCTTCGAGATCGTCGGCCCCGCATCCCTCGCGCATCGCCGCGTCCATCGCCGCGTCCATCGCCGCGTCTCTCGCGACGCCGCCGTCGTCATCGAGCCCCGCGTCCCGGGATCCGTCGACGTCGCCGCAGCCGAGCGCGACACAGAAGGTGAGAAGCAGCAGGCGATCACGCATGCCGGCGAACCTGCCATGACCGGCGACGGAATTTGAAGCGCGCCGCCGAGGGAGTCCTCGACGGCGCGCGTCTGCACTTACGAGATCAGCCGCTGATGCTGACGTGCAGGTGGTGGTGGTGGAAGCGGAACCAGCCGCGGCCCATGTCCGTCTCTTCCCAGGTGATGCTGTGGCGCGAGCACGCCGCGCCGCTGACCCAGCCGTCCGCGCAGAGCTGACTGAGCGCGGAGTCGACGAGCGGGCCCACGCGCCCGTCCACGCCGATGACGCGCACGTTGGGGCTCGCGTGCAGGTGCCCGAGGAAGAGCGCGGTGCGCCACGGGTCGAGGTCGTTCGGCGCGCCGGTGCAGTGGTAGACGTCGCTGCCGCCCTCCGTGTGGGGGCAGACGCTGCGGAGGCGGTTGTCACCGGACATCTGGTAGTAGGCGATGTCCATGTCGTGCCCGTTGACGTGCGTGCCCGCGGGGTGACCCGGGCTGCCGTCACGCGTCCCGGGGATCGAGCCGTCGGCCTCGCTCATGTCGCCGAGCCCGAGCGGCTGGCCGACGTTGCCGAAGCTCCACCCACCGCTCTGGCAGTCGACCATCGCGGTCGCGTACTTGACGAGCATCATGACGTCGCGGCGCACGTAGCTGCGGTACTGATCGGCCGAGGTCTCGCCGTTCAGCGGGTAGTCCCAGTAGCCGGGCCCCATGTCCGGGTCGAAGGGCACGAGGTCCGAGCAGCTCGCGCCGCTGCAGCGCCAGTCGGGCACGCTGCCCACGCCGGCGGCGCAGGACGGCGGAGGCCCGGGGGGCGGGGTGCCGAGGTCGATCACGCACTCTCCGCTCGCCGCGCACAGCTGCCCGGACGGGCAGGAGCCAGCCGTGCAAGGGGGCGCGACGCAGCGGCCGTCGCTGCACACGTCGCCACCGGAGCAGTCCGTGTCGGCGGTGCAGGCGGGCACGCAGGCGGTGCGGTCGGCGTTGACGGTGAAGCCCTCGTCGCACACGCAGCCATCGCCTTCGGGGTGGGAGTTCGGCGGGCAGTCGCCGCCGCCCGTGCTCTCGGGGCAGATCTCCGCGCAGGTCGAGTCGCAGGACGAGCTGTCGTCCGGGATGCAGGAGCCGTCCGAGTCGCACGCGCCGCCGCAGGTGAAGCTCGCGCAGTCCGGCCAGCACACGCCGCCCGCGACGCCGTCGATGCCCCAGCAGCGCGAGCCCGTCGGGCACTCCGCCGTCGAGCCCGCGGCCGAGCACTCCGTCGCCGTGCGCGTCATGCAGATGCCGAGCACGCAGGCGCCGGGGTTGGCGGCCGTGCCCGCGCACTCCGAGTCGCAGTTGCAGGCCGAGCCCGGCTCACGCCCGCCAGCGGGGGGAGGCGTGTCCGCGTCGTCGCCGGTCGGGGGCGTGCCGCCGTCCATGATCAGGACGGCGCCCGAGTCGTCGGTCGTCATCGTGGGTCCGGACGCGTCGCAGCCGGCGAGAGCCAGCACACCAGCGGCCAACAAGAGCAGAGCGCGGTTCATCGATCCTCCAAAAACATCCCGGCCGGCGTCGCCTCGAGACGGACGTGACGGGCCTCTACCGGGGCGCTCTGCAAACCAGCGGCCGTGGACGATCCGGGCTGGGATCGCCGCGCGTGACGGCGCCCGGGGCGGCGGAGGTGGTCAGTCGACTAGCCGGTTTCGACCCTCGAGGCGCCACCCGGGCGGCCCACCCAGGCGCCGCGGTGCCGCGGCCAGCTCGGCTCACGCTGGCGGACCGCGTAGCGACCGCCGCGGTCCTCCACGAAGTATTGAAGCTCTCCGAACCCGGCCGCTCGCAGGAGGGCGCGCTCCTCGTCGAGCGAGCGCAGCCGGAAGCGGTATCGGAAGGCGTCCATCAGAGCGGCGCCGTCGTCGAGCTCGAAGTGGATGCGCGCGTCGAGCCATCCGTCCCGGGCGCCGCGCTGCTCCCAGACGTACGTGAACCCGTCGTGTGGGTGCTCGTCTCGACACGGGGCCGCGAGCGCGGGGCCTCCGAAGCGCTCGAGCACGAGCAGCCCGTCGTCCTCGAGGCACGCCCGCGCGCTCGCGAGGTACGCGGCGAGGGCGGCGTCGTCGAAGATCGCCCAGCTGAAGTTCATCGCGACGATGAGGTCGAAGCAGCGGTCGGAGAGCGCGCGCACGTCGCCGCGCACGATCGTCACGCGCTCGGACTCCTCCTCGTCCATCGCGGCCCGGCGCGCCTCCGCCTCCCGCACGAGCTCCGCGTCGTGCTCCACCGCGACCGCCTCGCGATCGTCGTCGCTCTCCACCCAGGCGGCCGCGATCAGCGCGGTGCCCGCGAAGTCCTCGCGCAGCGTCAGCGCGGGGCGCGGCTCGGACCAGACGCGCTCGAAGAACGCGACGTCGGCCTCGGGCGACTGGACCGCGACCTCGTACAGCCGATGGCGATTCACCTGGCCACCGATAGTCCAAGGTCGAAGAGAGTCGAGTAGTCTCTGCCCGGGGGCACGTGCGCACACTTCGAGAGACGGCCGGCTGGGGGCTCACGATCGCGCTGTGGGCCTACCCGTTGGCGGCCCCAGCTCTCGTCATCGCGTGGCTCGTGGGCGACCTGCCTCTCGGCGTCGGCCTCCTGACGCTGCTGGCCGGGCTCGCGTGGCCGGGCCTGGTCCTCACCGCGATCCGACTGCGCGCGCCGGATCCGCGCGAGGTCGCCGAGGCCGACGGACGCCGCCCGGTGGTGCTCTTCCACGCCTTCGCCCGCAGCGACCTGCCCTGGTTCGAGCGCCTGCTGCTCGTCAGCCCGGGCTTCTGGCGCGACCTCGCGGATCATCTCCAGGAGCGCGCGCTGGTCCGCTCGCTCTCGGCGGTGGGGCCGGTGCTGCCGGTCGCCCGCCCCAGGCCCGCTCCCGACCATGGCCCCGTCCGCGCGCTCGACGCGTCGGGCTGGGAGGCCCGCCTGCGACGCCCGCTTCGCCGCGCCAGGCTGCTCGCCGTCGTGCTCGACGGCCGGCAGACCGATCTGCGCGCGCTCTCGATGGGGCGCGACCTCCTCGGGCTTTCCCGCGTCCTGCTCGTGCCGCCGGCCCGGCCGACCGACGCGTTCGGGGAGCGCTGGGCCGCGCTGGTAGAGAGCGCTCGTGAGGCGCTGCCCGCGATCACGCCTCGGAGCGTCGCCTTCCGCTACTCCGCGCAGGAGACCGTCGAGGCGCTCGAGGCGCGCAGCCCGGGCCTGCTCGCGCGCCTCTCCCTGCTCCGTCAGCCCGACCTGATGCTCCGCGAGGGCGAGCCGGTCGTCGGGCCGAAGCGCCCCTCGTACGCGCCCTTCGTCGCGATCCTCCCGGTCGGCGCGGCGCTGATCGGCGCGCTGGCGCTGCCCGAGATGCTCGAGTCCTATCACCGCATCCGCCTCCATGGGGACGCCGTCCCGATGGGCCTCCTGCTCTTCGGGCTGGGCGTCGCGATCGCCGTCTCGAGCCGACGCGTCTGGCGGCTGGTGCCCGGCAGCGAGCTGCCCCTGGTCGCCCTCGCGTCCGCCCCGTGGTGGGGCGCGGAGCTCGTGACGTGGCTGGACGGCGCCAGCCTCTCCCGTCGACTGAAGGCGGCCGCGATCGGCGCGGCGTACTCGATGCCGCTGCTCTTCTCGGTCGCGGTCCTGCTCGCGCTCTCGACGCTCGCGCGCCGCACGCCGCACCGGAGCGGCAAGTTCGCCGTGTTCGGCCTCGCCGCGCTCGTGCCCTTCCTGCCGCTCGGCGCGACCCTCGACGACGCCTCCGCGCAGGCCGCGATGTTCGGCATGGCGATCGTCGCGTCCGCGGTGATCCTGCCGCTCGTGTTCTGGGCCGCGAGCGGGGACGCCGGGCGCCGCCACGCGCCGCTCCCCCTCGGGGCCTCGGTCGCGGCCGGTCTCGGGCTCGCCGCGGCCGGCACGGTGGCCGCGCACGTGGCCTGGCGACGCGCCCTCTCGCGCGAGCACTTCGCCGAGACCGCGGCCCCGCTGACCCTCTGGGACGACGCGTGGCCGTGGTTCCTGCTCGCGATCCCGGTGACGGCGACCGTGCTCGCGGTGGCCTTTCGAGGGCGGGCGACGCGCGTCTCGGTCGGCAACCTGAGCACGCTGGCGCCGCTGATGCTGATCGTCGCCCTCGTCTCCGGCGCGCACGCCGAGGCGCGCGCGCGCATCGCGGCGTCGGCCGCGGGGAGCGTCGACGATCTCCTGCGTCCCGTCCTCGGAGAGGGCGCGCGCGGGCTGGCGCTGCCCGAGATGGTCGCGGACGAAGACGCCCAGCAGCCGGTCGAGGTCGCGCTCGACGTGCGCGGGGCGATCGTCGGCGGCGCGTACGTCGCTCACCCGGGGCAGCTGTCCACGGGGCGCGGCTCGGTGGCGCTCGCGCGCGCGCTCGCGCTCGCGGCGCGCGACGGCGTCGTCACCGTCGCGGTGGATCGCGAGGTGCAGCTGGACGCGGTGAGGGGGCTCGCGGCCCTGGCCTTCCGCGAAGGCGCGGGTGAGCTGCACGTCGTCGTGCGGCGCCCCGACGGTGGCGCGGGCCTGGTGCGGCTCTACGATCGACGCCCCAACCCCGGCCACGTCCACCTCACCATGCGCGTCTCGCACGACGGGGTCATCCTCGCGGACACGGGCGGCTATCGCTTCGACATCCCCGCGCGGGGTGGCGCTCAGGATGACGGCGGCGTGTCGCTGCGCCTGAGTCAGTATCGCGCCCAGGTCCCCGCGAGGCGCGTGCTCTTGATCGGAGGGCGGCACGCGCGCTGGGGAGTGGTGGCGCCGCTCTGCCGCACGGCCGTGGCCCATTTCCCCGAGCTGGCCCTCGTCGACCTCTGAGCGCGCTCTCGCCCCTGCTTGGACCACGCCGCGAAACGCGCTATCAGCGAAGGGATGATTCGCGCCAAGATCCTCGGCCTCGGCTCCTACGTCCCCGACCGCGTCGTGACCAACGAGGAGCTCCCGTTCCTCGATGATCAGCACGTCCGGCAGGACGAGCTTCAGACCGAGACGAGCGACGAGTGGATCCGCGCGCGCACCGGAATCCAGGAGCGACGCTACGTCCCCAACGAGGAGAACGGCGCGTGGCGCACCAGCGATCTCGGCGTCGAAGCCGCGAAGCGGGCCATCGCCGACGCCGGCCTCGAGCCGAAGGACATCGACTGCATCATCCTCGGGACGCTGTCGCCCGACTTCCACTTCCCGGGCACCGCGGTGTTCG from the Sandaracinaceae bacterium genome contains:
- a CDS encoding class I SAM-dependent methyltransferase; translated protein: MNRHRLYEVAVQSPEADVAFFERVWSEPRPALTLREDFAGTALIAAAWVESDDDREAVAVEHDAELVREAEARRAAMDEEESERVTIVRGDVRALSDRCFDLIVAMNFSWAIFDDAALAAYLASARACLEDDGLLVLERFGGPALAAPCRDEHPHDGFTYVWEQRGARDGWLDARIHFELDDGAALMDAFRYRFRLRSLDEERALLRAAGFGELQYFVEDRGGRYAVRQREPSWPRHRGAWVGRPGGASRVETG